From Carassius auratus strain Wakin chromosome 22, ASM336829v1, whole genome shotgun sequence, a single genomic window includes:
- the LOC113040025 gene encoding guanine nucleotide-binding protein subunit alpha-11-like isoform X2: MGGCWRWCYTTCSCCLPEDEKNAIAIHNEIKRILADQKKRERREIKVLLLGTGESGKTTFIKQMRIIHGKGFSEEDRRGYTKLVFQNIFTAMKALTAAMNTLRIPYANPQNEIYGKQFQEVEIRQMAHLDRMYVDAIRRLWADEGIKACYSRRREFQLLDSTEYYMANLDRIAGPDFVPNAQDVLRVRFPTTGINDYSFSVEKITLRIVDVGGQKSERRKWIHCFENVTSLIFLASLSEYDQVLEENNKENRMKESLSLFYTTIHSPWFASSSIILFLNKMDIMEEKIKTSDLKSYFGGFDGKKRDKNDAMDYISALYLEQALNREKRVRKCIYKHFTCATDTDNIRKVFEDVKRTILVKVLASYGML, translated from the exons ATGGGGGGCTGCTGGAGATGGTGCTACACGACCTGCAGCTGTTGCCTGCCCGAAGATGAGAAGAACGCCATCGCCATACACAACGAAATCAAACGAATCCTTGCAGATCAGAAGAAACGAGAACGCAGAGAAATCAAAGTGCTCCTACTGG GCACTGGAGAAAGCGGGAAGACGACTTTTATCAAGCAGATGAGGATTATTCACGGCAAGGGCTTTTCCGAAGAAGACCGGCGTGGCTACACTAAGCTGGTTTTCCAGAATATCTTCACAGCGATGAAGGCTCTGACGGCGGCCATGAACACCCTAAGGATTCCCTATGCAAACCCTCAAAACGAG ATCTATGGGAAACAGTTTCAGGAAGTGGAGATCCGTCAGATGGCACATTTGGACAGAATGTATGTGGACGCGATCCGCCGTCTTTGGGCTGACGAGGGGATCAAGGCCTGTTACAGTCGTCGTCGAGAGTTCCAGCTTCTGGACTCCACAGAATA cTATATGGCAAATTTGGACCGTATTGCGGGCCCAGACTTCGTCCCAAATGCCCAGGATGTGCTCCGAGTCCGATTCCCCACCACAGGCATCAACGACTACTCCTTCAGTGTGGAGAAAATCACCCTCAG GATTGTGGATGTGGGTGGCCAGAAGTCCGAGAGGAGGAAATGGATCCATTGCTTTGAGAATGTGACGTCGCTCATATTTTTAGCCTCCCTCAGCGAGTACGACCAGGTGCTGGAGGAGAATAACAAGGAG AACCGCATGAAAGAGAGCTTGTCGCTCTTCTACACCACCATCCACTCGCCGTGGTTCGCCAGCTCCTCCATCATCCTCTTCCTAAACAAGATGGACATCATGGAGGAAAAGATCAAGACCTCAGACCTAAAAAGTTACTTCGGAGGGTTTGACG GCAAAAAGCGAGACAAGAATGATGCGATGGACTACATCAGTGCCCTTTACCTCGAACAAGCCTTAAACCGTGAAAAACGAGTACGGAAGTGCATTTACAAACACTTTACCTGTGCCACCGACACCGACAACATCCGCAAGGTCTTCGAGGATGTCAAGAGAACCATTCTCGTCAAGGTGCTGGCGTCATATGGTATGCTTTAA
- the LOC113040025 gene encoding guanine nucleotide-binding protein subunit alpha-11-like isoform X1, with product MGGCWRWCYTTCSCCLPEDEKNAIAIHNEIKRILADQKKRERREIKVLLLGTGESGKTTFIKQMRIIHGKGFSEEDRRGYTKLVFQNIFTAMKALTAAMNTLRIPYANPQNEIYGKQFQEVEIRQMAHLDRMYVDAIRRLWADEGIKACYSRRREFQLLDSTEYYMANLDRIAGPDFVPNAQDVLRVRFPTTGINDYSFSVEKITLRIVDVGGQKSERRKWIHCFENVTSLIFLASLSEYDQVLEENNKENRMKESLSLFYTTIHSPWFASSSIILFLNKMDIMEEKIKTSDLKSYFGGFDGKRRDAQDAMDFIRNMYKQRALSAETKECKNIYPHFTCATDTNNIRMVFNDVKDTVLIKSLQEYGVL from the exons ATGGGGGGCTGCTGGAGATGGTGCTACACGACCTGCAGCTGTTGCCTGCCCGAAGATGAGAAGAACGCCATCGCCATACACAACGAAATCAAACGAATCCTTGCAGATCAGAAGAAACGAGAACGCAGAGAAATCAAAGTGCTCCTACTGG GCACTGGAGAAAGCGGGAAGACGACTTTTATCAAGCAGATGAGGATTATTCACGGCAAGGGCTTTTCCGAAGAAGACCGGCGTGGCTACACTAAGCTGGTTTTCCAGAATATCTTCACAGCGATGAAGGCTCTGACGGCGGCCATGAACACCCTAAGGATTCCCTATGCAAACCCTCAAAACGAG ATCTATGGGAAACAGTTTCAGGAAGTGGAGATCCGTCAGATGGCACATTTGGACAGAATGTATGTGGACGCGATCCGCCGTCTTTGGGCTGACGAGGGGATCAAGGCCTGTTACAGTCGTCGTCGAGAGTTCCAGCTTCTGGACTCCACAGAATA cTATATGGCAAATTTGGACCGTATTGCGGGCCCAGACTTCGTCCCAAATGCCCAGGATGTGCTCCGAGTCCGATTCCCCACCACAGGCATCAACGACTACTCCTTCAGTGTGGAGAAAATCACCCTCAG GATTGTGGATGTGGGTGGCCAGAAGTCCGAGAGGAGGAAATGGATCCATTGCTTTGAGAATGTGACGTCGCTCATATTTTTAGCCTCCCTCAGCGAGTACGACCAGGTGCTGGAGGAGAATAACAAGGAG AACCGCATGAAAGAGAGCTTGTCGCTCTTCTACACCACCATCCACTCGCCGTGGTTCGCCAGCTCCTCCATCATCCTCTTCCTAAACAAGATGGACATCATGGAGGAAAAGATCAAGACCTCAGACCTAAAAAGTTACTTCGGAGGGTTTGACG GCAAACGCCGGGACGCGCAAGACGCCATGGACTTCATTCGCAATATGTATAAACAGAGGGCTTTGAGTGCGGAGACCAAGGAGTGCAAAAACATCTACCCTCACTTCACCTGCGCCACGGACACCAATAACATCCGCATGGTTTTCAATGACGTGAAAGACACTGTCCTTATCAAGTCTCTGCAGGAATATGGAGTGCTCTGA